GCGAGCGCACAACTGCGTACATTCTTCGCTTCAAAACGTAGTTGAATATGACTATGGGGGTCATCTGAGCCGCTTCCCCTTCCGACACCACTGGACCCGTTGAGAGAGCCATGCCCGCGATAGACAAGATTGATGAAGTAAGCAGAGCAACTACCTCGACCGGCACATTCGAGATTCATTCGGCCGGAGCCCACCTGTCTCGTTGGGATTCTGTGACTTACGGCCCTTTGATATTCAGCCCTTGTGCGGCCGACTATGGAGTCGGCCGTAGCCCCCACGGAGGGGTCCCTATTTGCTTCCCCTGGTTCGGTGTTCCAACACACGCCGATCCGGACGACCATGACGGCCACACCTCGGATCATCCTCCGTTCCTCGGACAGTCGGGAGCAACAGAGAAGCACGGATTCGTTCGGTTCCTAAACTGGCACCTCATCGAAAACGAAACGGATGAAAGAGGCATCTGGCGCGTTGCCTACCGCATAACTGATCAGGACGTACCAGAGGCAATGGTCGAAGTTCTGGAACCCTTTACAGCAGAACTCCAGGCAACGCTCGGGGATGCAACGGCTTCGCTGTCGCTCACTGTCACAAACACCGGATCAGAACCCTTCTATTTCGAGGAGGCGTTGCACACCTATTTTAGGGTTGGGGACATCGAGGATGTTGAGGTCCAGGGATTCGAAGGTTTAGTGCATGTCGACACGACT
The sequence above is a segment of the Actinomycetaceae bacterium MB13-C1-2 genome. Coding sequences within it:
- a CDS encoding D-hexose-6-phosphate mutarotase, coding for MPAIDKIDEVSRATTSTGTFEIHSAGAHLSRWDSVTYGPLIFSPCAADYGVGRSPHGGVPICFPWFGVPTHADPDDHDGHTSDHPPFLGQSGATEKHGFVRFLNWHLIENETDERGIWRVAYRITDQDVPEAMVEVLEPFTAELQATLGDATASLSLTVTNTGSEPFYFEEALHTYFRVGDIEDVEVQGFEGLVHVDTTLGGSQTDRLAVQRGPIMFGEEVDRIYPTENSPRILDYKLGRQIEIENENSGTTVVWNPGPEFGEQLPDLSEGEWRQYVCVETANARDAAIHLGPGESYTMTANYTVTELLS